From Pungitius pungitius chromosome 9, fPunPun2.1, whole genome shotgun sequence, one genomic window encodes:
- the ptcd1 gene encoding pentatricopeptide repeat-containing protein 1, mitochondrial, protein MLTSLARNGRKVSASVAKFFSTAKNSTGSRTLTGGQDVFRHRSSGLDLTPAPRPLLPARSASVSAASRGGAGPPGSPSDATGNHPPDPGSFGSFSGDISSRKTFRKLSPYIRDLRHRDGEEDGDAEPGTPGRRPGARRNTPYWYFLQCKRLIKQNKLQEALDVFARDMLQGERLQPEEFNFSVLIGGCGRAGQLKKAFRLYNDMKKRGLDATDATYTALFNACAESPSKHAGLQQALKLEQDLRRRNHPLSTITYHALLKTHAVTNHLQACIHTLREMLQNGHAVTQETFHYLLMGCLKDKQMGFRLALQVWRQMLRSGIRPDTKNYNLLLRTARDCGIGDPAAAAGVLLGPDPMNERKLVSHARPGHIGVMDIDLLERQLCIQPDSHSGSEPGSTGSEAESHLKDAAHLVPVRRAEAASPAAGAASDPKGPSLLDLFEGKRGGVVSLGAVDGASDRLALIGGAEGFLEKMAADGLAPDLRTVTLLADAMEPGSRSLQALLGVAKRHKVKLDVAFFNTAIRRAARAGDLEEAKAVLSVMRQRNVGVDVQTFGSLALGCERQQDGLQLLRDMEEAGLRPNVQVFSALVGRATRRLDFVYLKALLKSMRSTSVWPNEVIIRQLEFASQYPPNYDKFKSRNNYLVQIDGFRGYYQHWLRAMPAQSAEDDQADARAETEAEGPKTEAADGLTAAQRNQRAAARRFKPHNKDKRSSSEAL, encoded by the exons ATGTTGACGTCCCTCGCGAGGAACGGGAGGAAAGTCTCGGCCTCTGTAGCTAAATTCTTTTCAACGGCGAAGAACTCGACCGGGTCCCGGACTCTGACAGGGGGTCAAGACGTGTTCCGACACCGGTCCTCCGGGCTCGACCTCACACCGGCTCCCCGGCCGCTGCTCCCCGCCAGATCCGCGTCCGTGTCGGCCGCGTCCCGAGGGGGTGCGGGGCCTCCGGGGTCCCCTTCGGACGCCACCGGAAACCACCCGCCGGACCCGGGGAGCTTCGGCTCCTTCTCCGGCGACATTTCCTCCAGGAAGACGTTCAGGAAACTCAGCCCCTACATCCGGGACCTGCGGCACCGGGATGGCGAAGAGGACGGCGACGCAGAGCCGGGGACCCCTGGGAGGAGGCCCGGCGCGAGGAGGAACACCCCCTACTGGTACTTCTTACAGTGCAAGAGGCTGATCAAGCAGAACAAG CTGCAGGAGGCGCTGGACGTGTTCGCCAGAGAcatgctgcagggagagaggcTGCAGCCGGAGGAGTTCAACTTCTCTGTGCTGATCGGAGGCTGCGGTCGAGCTGGGCAGCTGAAGAAGGCCTTCAGACTCTACAACGAC aTGAAGAAGCGAGGTCTAGATGCCACGGACGCCACCTACACGGCGCTGTTTAACGCCTGCGCCGAGTCGCCCTCCAAACACGCCGGCCTCCAGCAAGCGCTGAAGTTGGAGCAGGACCTCCGCCGCAGGAACCACCCACTCAGCACCATCACGTACCACGCCCTCCTCAAGACGCACGCCGTCACCAACCACCTTCAGGCCTGTATTCACACCCTGCGG gaGATGCTGCAGAACGGCCATGCTGTAACTCAGGAGACGTTCCACTACCTGCTGATGGGCTGTTTGAAGGACAAACAAATGGGATTCAGACTGGCTCTACAG GTTTGGAGGCAGATGCTGAGGTCCGGGATTCGTCCGGACACCAAGAACTACAACCTGCTCTTGCGGACTGCCAGGGACTGTGGGATCGGCGACCCCGCCGCGGCCGCCGGCGTGCTGCTGGGGCCCGACCCGATGAACGAGAGGAAACTGGTGTCTCACGCAAGGCCTGGGCACATCGGCGTCATGGACATCGACCTCCTGGAGAGGCAGCTGTGTATCCAACCGGACTCGCACAGCGGCAGCGAGCCGGGCAGCACAGGCAGCGAGGCGGAGTCCCACCTCAAAGACGCCGCCCACTTGGTGCCGGTCAGACGGGCGGAAGCCGCCTCGCCGGCCGCCGGCGCCGCATCCGACCCTAAAGGGCCCAGCCTACTGGACCTCTTCGAGGGCAAGAGGGGGGGCGTGGTCTCCCTCGGCGCCGTGGACGGAGCGTCGGACCGGCTCGCCCTCATCGGAGGGGCGGAAGGCTTCCTGGAGAAGATGGCGGCCGACGGCCTCGCCCCGGACCTCAGAACCGTGACCCTGCTGGCCGACGCGATGGAGCCGGGGAGCCGGTCCCTGCAGGCGCTGCTGGGGGTCGCCAAGCGGCACAAAGTCAAGCTGGACGTCGCCTTCTTTAACACGGCGATCCGCAGAGCAGCCAGAGCTGGTGACCTGGAGGAGgcaaag gCGGTGTTGAGTGTGATGCGACAGCGCAACGTCGGCGTTGACGTGCAGACGTTTGGAAGTCTGGCGTTGGGCTGCGAGCGACAGCAGGACGGCCTGCAGCTGCTGCGAGACATGGAG GAGGCGGGACTTAGGCCCAACGTCCAGGTGTTCTCTGCTCTGGTTGGCCGAGCAACTCGAAGACTGGATTTTGTTTACCTCAAAGCGCTGCTGAAAAGCATGAGAAGCACGAGCGTGTGGCCGAATGAGGTCATCATCAGACAGCTGGAGTTCGCCTCCCAGTATCCTCCCAACTACGACAAG TTCAAGTCCAGAAACAACTACCTGGTCCAAATCGATGGTTTCCGTGGTTACTACCAGCATTGGCTGAGGGCCATGCCCGCTCAGAGCGCCGAGGACGATCAGGCGGATGCGCGGGCCGAGACGGAAGCCGAAGGGCCGAAAACGGAAGCTGCGGATGGACTCACGGCGGCCCAGAGGAACCAGAGAGCAGCAGCGAGGAGGTTCAAGCCCCACAACAAGgacaagaggagcagcagcgaggCTCTCTAA